The sequence CCGCCAAGTTGAAGGTGGTTTTCGATGAAGCTGTTCTGAGCATAGATGAAATAATAGGAACAGTCACAGGCTTCGGCTACAGAGCATCCGAAAAAACAGAAAACGGAATAACCGCTGTTTTCAAGCTCTCAGGGCTCGACTGCGCTGACTGCGCCGCGAAGCTGGAAAAACGCATAAGCTCTATAAAGGGTGTGAGTTCCGCCAAGGTAAATTTCAGCACATCCAAAATGACAGTCACCCACTCCGTTCAGGAGGAGGAAATAATAAACGCAGTCAGGCAGGCAGGCTATCAGGCTGTGAAACACGGCGAAAAGGCTATGGTTAAAACATGGCGGCAGCAGCCGAGAATGCTTTCGGTTATCGCAGCGGGATTCATTCTGGTTTTTGCGGCAGTTCTTGATAAATCAGGTTCAAATGATTCCGTGGTAACGGCTCTCTATGCCCTTGTGATGGCGCTCGGCGGCTTTCATGTGGCAAAAAGCGGTTTCTACGCCCTGAAAAGCATGACCCTTGACATGAACTTTCTCATGATAACAGCGGCAGTCGGCGCCGCGGCTATCGGAGAGTGGAGCGAAGGGGCGACTGTTGTTTTCCTCTTCTCCCTCGGCAATGCTCTTCAGGCTTACACTATGGACAAAACCCGCAGCTCCATCAGAGCTCTTATGGAGCTCGCCCCGCCGGAAGCCCTCGTCCGCAAGAACGGAGCTGAAACATTGATGCGTGTGGAAAACATTGATATAGGCGATATTGTCATCGTCAAACCCGGCGAGAGAATAGCGGTTGACGGAACCGTCTCCGGCGGCTCATCCGCAGTGAATCAGGCGGCAATAACAGGCGAATCCATGCCTGCGGATAAAAACGCTGGCGATTCGGTATACGCCGGAACAGTGAATACTCACGGCGCTCTGGAGATTACCGTCACCAGAAAGGCGGAAGATTCCACGCTCTCAAAAATAATGCACGCCGTTGAGGAAGCTCAGGCACAGAAAGCGCCCATGCAGCAGTTTGTGGACGTTTTCGCAAAATATTACACCCCTGCGGTGATACTCGGCGCAGCGGCTGTAGCCGTTATACCTCCCCTGCTTTTAGGGGCGGAGTTCGGTACATGGTTCTACCGTGCCCTTGTTCTTCTTGTTATATCCTGCCCGTGCGCACTTGTAATATCCACACCGGTTTCAATAGTTTCCGCCATAGGCAACTCATCCAGAAACGGCGTACTGATCAAGGGCGGGGCATACATGGAGAAACTTGGTCAGGTCAAGGCGATTGCCTTCGACAAAACAGGAACCCTCACTCACGGCAGACCGCAGATTACCGATATTGTCCCACTCAGTCCGTCCTTCTCGGAGCAGGATATTCTTACACTCGCCGCTGCTGTTGAAAAATGGTCGGAGCATCCCATAGCGAAGGCTGTCACAGCCGGAGCATCGGAATACTCGGTTCAGTATTCCGAAAATTTCAGGGCATTCCCGGGCAAGGGAGCAAAAGCCGATGTGAACGGAAAAACTGTTTACGTTGGCAGCGTCAGGCTTTTTGAAGAAGCCGGACAAAGCGCAGCCGCTCATGAGGAAACCCTCCGCAGGCTGGAGGAACAGGGCAAAACGGTGATATTCATCGGCTCCGCAAATGAAATATTCGGCGCTGTCGCAGTGGCGGACACTCTCAGACACAACAGCAGTGACGCAGTGCAGGCACTGAGAAAAACAGGGATAACCCATATAGCCATGCTCACCGGAGATAACAGAAGGGTAGCGGAGGCTGTAGCCGCCGATCTTGACATAGACAGCATATACAGCAGTCTCCTTCCGGAGGATAAGTCCTCCGCAATGAAGGAGCTTAAGAAAAAATACGGAACAGCCGCCATGGTTGGCGACGGTGTGAATGACGCCCCTGCCCTTGCCGTTTCGGACATTGGCATAGCCATGGGTGTGGCAGGCTCCGACACTGCCCTTGAAACAGCAGACATAGCGCTGATGGCGGACGACTTAGGCAAGCTCTCATACGTGATAAGGCTGAGCCGGAAGACCCTTGCGGTTATAAAGCAGAACATCACATTCTCCATAGCGGTGAAGGTGCTCTTCATTGCCGGAACCTTCTTCGGATTCGTGAACCTCTGGCTCGCCGTACTTGCCGATATGGGGGCATCGCTTCTTGTCACGCTGAACGGAATGAGGCTTATCAAAAAGGTCTGAAAAAAATACACGCCCTCCGCCGCAAAAAGCCGCAGGGCGTTTTTTTATGACGGAAATCACATTTATTCATACTGAGAGGGTTAATAACATGGTAATCTATACGATAAAACATACATAAAAAATATTAAGGATGTTCCATGATCTGCACTGAGGAAACACTGAACTCATTAAGCAGAAAAGACCTCACAGAAGCGCTCTGTTTCATGGATGACTGCCTTAAATGCGAAAATGACAGAGAGTTCGACAGCCTTCTCAGGGATTTCGGCTCTTATCTCGGTTTTGAATATGTTCTCTGCTGTTATATGCACTCCACCTACCGCAGAGCAAACAAGGTAAATATACTCAACATATCCAACCCTGCTGAATGGATGGATGAATACGAAAAAGAAAATTATGTGCAGGACGATCCTGTGCGGTATGAGCTGGAGCAGCGGCTGAGCAATAACGAAACGGTTTCCTTCATCCACTGGGACGAATACGAACGCTCCCTCTCCCCAAAGGAGCTACAAATAATTGAACGGAGAAGGCACTACGGACTGAACTACGGTTGCTCCGTTTACACCAATTCGCAGTCGAAGGATTTTACATTTCTCATCTCTCTTGCCGATAAAGAAAAGGAAGTCGACAGGCGGACTGAAATTCTCTCAACTCTGCTTATCCAGCACATGATGAACGCCAAGAAAAGGCTGGACACCACCGCCCTTGTAAACGCTCTCACCAAGAGGGAGAAAAGCGTTGCTGACTGGATTCTGGACGGCAAAACCAACTGGGAGATAGCCGCGATACTCAACATCAGCGAAAACACCGTGAAATATCACGTAAAAAACATCTATATCAAGCTTAAAGTCTCCGGCAGGCAGGAAGCCATAGCGGTAATGCTGGCGGTGAGATACTTAAGCCTGTAATCTTCCGCTGCCTCACGAAATTAGACGTATCAAATTTTTTTCGCTCTTCTTAATCTATATCAAGTTTATCTCTCAGGATGGATGCTATCTTACCAATATCACGTTACGGAGGATGCACTATGAAAATCACAAAGGAAATGACAGTCTACAAGGTTGTCTCAGAGTACCCGCATCTGAAAGAGATTTTTATAGAATCTGGCTTCAAAAGCATTACTGACCCAATCAAGTTCAACACAGTCGCCAAGGTTATCAGCCTTGAAAACGCATGCAGGATGAAGGATGTTGACCCGGCAGCCTTCCTTGAAAAGCTTAATAATGCTGTGGGCGGAGGCTATGACAAATCAGCGGAAATGGAACGCCATATTGATATTGATAAGTCAAGAGCGGATAAAATAGCGGCAATTGTACACAAATTCTTTGACGGAGCGGACAAGACTCTCCTGCAAAAGAAATATGACACAATAGCGCCAGTCACGGCGGCAGAATTTGCCTATGCCGAACAGCTTATATCCGATGCCGGAGTTCCGGACAGCAAATTTGAGAATGAAATAGGCGGAATCATATCCCTTTTCCGCTCGTCCCTTGAGAGTAGCGCAATTCCCGTACTGCCCGCAGGACACCCCGTATCAACATATATCAGAGAAAATGCCGAGATACTCAAGCTCACAGCAGAAGTCAGAAAGGAGCTTGAAACAATCACCCCTGACAGGGAGAACCTGCTCCGGCTTTATAAAAAGCTTAAGGATGTCAACCTGCACTTCATCCGCAAGGAAACACAGCTTTTCCCCTATCTTGAGAAAAAAGGATTCGACAAGCCCACAACTGTTATGTGGTCACTCCATGACAGGATAAGAAAGGGGATCAAGGACAGCATAACAGCACTTGAGCACGGAAGGCTTGACGAGTTTCTTAAGATTCAGGAATCACTGCCCGAAGAAATAGACGGTATGACCTTCAAAGAGGAGAAGATCCTTTTCCCCACTGCGCTTATGATGCTGAGCGAGGATGAGTGGAAGCTGATAAGAAGCAATGAAAAAGAGCTTGATTACT is a genomic window of Geovibrio thiophilus containing:
- a CDS encoding heavy metal translocating P-type ATPase; its protein translation is MIKFKHLNNKCADACCSGIHGNEMPHRDTEVKQTRSASLNIQGLDCADCAAKLEGAIQRMAGVTEAQINFAAAKLKVVFDEAVLSIDEIIGTVTGFGYRASEKTENGITAVFKLSGLDCADCAAKLEKRISSIKGVSSAKVNFSTSKMTVTHSVQEEEIINAVRQAGYQAVKHGEKAMVKTWRQQPRMLSVIAAGFILVFAAVLDKSGSNDSVVTALYALVMALGGFHVAKSGFYALKSMTLDMNFLMITAAVGAAAIGEWSEGATVVFLFSLGNALQAYTMDKTRSSIRALMELAPPEALVRKNGAETLMRVENIDIGDIVIVKPGERIAVDGTVSGGSSAVNQAAITGESMPADKNAGDSVYAGTVNTHGALEITVTRKAEDSTLSKIMHAVEEAQAQKAPMQQFVDVFAKYYTPAVILGAAAVAVIPPLLLGAEFGTWFYRALVLLVISCPCALVISTPVSIVSAIGNSSRNGVLIKGGAYMEKLGQVKAIAFDKTGTLTHGRPQITDIVPLSPSFSEQDILTLAAAVEKWSEHPIAKAVTAGASEYSVQYSENFRAFPGKGAKADVNGKTVYVGSVRLFEEAGQSAAAHEETLRRLEEQGKTVIFIGSANEIFGAVAVADTLRHNSSDAVQALRKTGITHIAMLTGDNRRVAEAVAADLDIDSIYSSLLPEDKSSAMKELKKKYGTAAMVGDGVNDAPALAVSDIGIAMGVAGSDTALETADIALMADDLGKLSYVIRLSRKTLAVIKQNITFSIAVKVLFIAGTFFGFVNLWLAVLADMGASLLVTLNGMRLIKKV
- a CDS encoding helix-turn-helix transcriptional regulator codes for the protein MICTEETLNSLSRKDLTEALCFMDDCLKCENDREFDSLLRDFGSYLGFEYVLCCYMHSTYRRANKVNILNISNPAEWMDEYEKENYVQDDPVRYELEQRLSNNETVSFIHWDEYERSLSPKELQIIERRRHYGLNYGCSVYTNSQSKDFTFLISLADKEKEVDRRTEILSTLLIQHMMNAKKRLDTTALVNALTKREKSVADWILDGKTNWEIAAILNISENTVKYHVKNIYIKLKVSGRQEAIAVMLAVRYLSL
- a CDS encoding PAS domain-containing protein, which gives rise to MKITKEMTVYKVVSEYPHLKEIFIESGFKSITDPIKFNTVAKVISLENACRMKDVDPAAFLEKLNNAVGGGYDKSAEMERHIDIDKSRADKIAAIVHKFFDGADKTLLQKKYDTIAPVTAAEFAYAEQLISDAGVPDSKFENEIGGIISLFRSSLESSAIPVLPAGHPVSTYIRENAEILKLTAEVRKELETITPDRENLLRLYKKLKDVNLHFIRKETQLFPYLEKKGFDKPTTVMWSLHDRIRKGIKDSITALEHGRLDEFLKIQESLPEEIDGMTFKEEKILFPTALMMLSEDEWKLIRSNEKELDYCLIGQPEEWGGSIQAAGTDLNGFVNLGEGILSFEQLNAVFSHLPFDISFVDENDRVKFYNAAPNRIFPRSPDVIGREVKYCHPPKSVATVMEILDSFRNGGKDKAEFWLTLHGRFLHIRYFAVRNAGGGYMGTLEVMQDATEVRQLEGSRTLLSWE